One Anaerolineae bacterium genomic region harbors:
- a CDS encoding bacitracin ABC transporter, permease protein has product MNNLAQAIWVEFLKARRSKMPLFTALGFAMVPLAGGFFMVVLKDPEMARRVGLISTKAQLTMGAADWPTYLRFLTLAAGAGGIVLFGLIAAWVFGREYSDRTVKDLLALPTSRSAIVLSKFVVIAVWSAVLTVVICLITLCVGAALGLPPVASQVFWQSGITMTVAVCLNIALTTPIAFAASAGHGYLPPIGVMILAMVLAQFTNAAGWGEYFPWAVPALYVQGENLGAISYVIVILTGIVGIAATFLWWELADQTR; this is encoded by the coding sequence ATGAACAACCTGGCTCAAGCAATCTGGGTCGAGTTTCTCAAAGCGCGTCGATCCAAAATGCCTCTGTTCACCGCGCTTGGATTTGCGATGGTTCCGCTGGCTGGCGGTTTCTTTATGGTTGTGTTAAAAGATCCCGAGATGGCACGCCGGGTTGGGCTGATCAGCACCAAGGCGCAACTGACGATGGGTGCCGCCGATTGGCCCACCTACCTGCGATTCCTTACCCTGGCTGCGGGAGCGGGAGGCATTGTTCTTTTTGGTCTCATCGCCGCTTGGGTATTCGGTCGCGAGTACTCCGATCGCACGGTGAAAGATTTGCTCGCCTTGCCTACCTCTCGTTCCGCGATTGTGCTGAGCAAGTTCGTCGTGATCGCGGTGTGGTCAGCCGTATTGACCGTAGTGATCTGTCTCATCACTCTCTGCGTTGGTGCGGCGCTTGGTCTGCCGCCGGTAGCATCGCAAGTATTTTGGCAAAGCGGGATTACGATGACGGTGGCAGTTTGTTTGAACATCGCGCTTACTACACCGATCGCCTTCGCGGCAAGCGCAGGGCACGGTTATCTGCCGCCAATTGGCGTGATGATCCTTGCCATGGTGTTGGCGCAATTCACGAACGCCGCCGGATGGGGAGAATACTTTCCCTGGGCCGTACCTGCTCTGTATGTCCAGGGCGAAAATCTGGGAGCGATCAGTTACGTAATTGTAATTCTAACCGGCATTGTCGGAATAGCTGCTACATTTCTATGGTGGGAGTTAGCAGACCAGACGCGCTAA